In Salvelinus namaycush isolate Seneca chromosome 17, SaNama_1.0, whole genome shotgun sequence, one genomic interval encodes:
- the LOC120062323 gene encoding coagulation factor IX-like: protein MATVYLFLVLCVMLLDCRLGWGAPVFLSGQAADSVLRRQRRHNTGMFEEMLWGNLERECLEERCDLEEAREAFENEEKTMEFWVGYEDGDQCKSSPCLNQGSCKDQKGSYSCSCLRGFTGTNCEIVTARQCAVNNGECMHFCESLGTYGAECSCAEGYKLAQDRVNCNPEVEFPCGRDRRTVITEMSRSLLTLKNTRSDANVTTTPSLTPANTTRPPVRELNARIRIVGGDTVTPGDIPWQAALVQRPSGQVFCGGSILSQLWVITAAHCLVEGQQGSFFVRVGEHNINYKEGTEQDHEVSKQYKHPLYDSQQSLYNHDIALLRLHNPITFSSHARPICLGPKVFAEDLVTDQSPATVSGWGRTRFQGATSHLLQKVEVPFTERTLCKDSSSARITKYMFCAGYAHVAKDSCQGDSGGPHTNRYHDTWFLTGIVSWGEECAKDGKYGVYTRVSHYYRWIRHVMSVTKRTLHDVLDD from the exons ATGGCAACAGTTTACCTATTCCTCGTCCTATGTGTGATGCTGCTAGACTGCCGGCTGGGCTGGGGAG CCCCAGTGTTCCTGTCAGGCCAGGCAGCAGACAGTGTGCTGAGGAGACAGAGGCGCCACAACACAGGGATGTTCGAGGAGATGTTATGGGGGAACCTGGAGAGAGAGTGTCTGGAGGAGAGGTGTGACCTGGAGGAGGCCAGGGAAGCATTTGAGAATGAAGAGAAGAcg ATGGAGTTTTGGGTCGGTTATGAAG ATGGGGACCAGTGTAAGTCGTCCCCCTGTCTGAACCAGGGCTCCTGTAAAGACCAGAAAGGATCCTACTCCTGCAGCTGTCTACGAGGCTTCACTGGGACCAACTGTGAGATAG TAACAGCTAGACAGTGTGCGGTGAATAATGGAGAATGTATGCACTTCTGCGAGAGCCTGGGCACCTATGGGGCAGAGTGTAGCTGTGCAGAGGGCTACAAGCTGGCGCAGGATCGAGTCAACTGCAATCCTGAAG TGGAGTTTCCTTGTGGCAGAGACAGGCGGACTGTGATCACGGAAATGTCTAGATCCTTACTCACCCTTAAGAACACAAGGTCAGATGCCAACGTCACTACAACCCCCTCCCTCACCCCAGCCAATACCACCAGGCCCCCCGTCAGAGAACTCAACGCCAGAATACGTATTGTAGGTGGCGACACAGTCACCCCTGGAGATATCCCATGGCAG GCAGCTCTGGTGCAGAGGCCCAGTGGTCAGGTGTTCTGTGGGGGCTCTATCCTCAGTCAGTTGTGGGTCATCACTGCTGCCCACTGTCTGGTGGAGGGACAGCAGGGATCTTTTTTCGTCAGAGTGG GGGAGCATAACATCAATTACAAAGAGGGCACGGAACAGGACCACGAGGTGTCGAAGCAATACAAACATCCGCTCTACGACTCCCAGCAGAGTCTGTACAACCACGACATCGCCCTGCTGCGCCTGCACAACCCCATCACATTCTCCTCCCACGCCAGACCCATTTGCCTGGGGCCCAAGGTCTTCGCCGAGGACCTGGTGACGGATCAGTCCCCGGCTACGGTCAGCGGCTGGGGTCGCACACGCTTCCAGGGGGCCACGTCTCACTTACTACAGAAGGTAGAGGTGCCATTTACAGAGAGGACGTTGTGTAAGGATAGCAGTAGTGCCCGTATCACCAAGTATATGTTCTGTGCCGGCTATGCTCACGTGGCCAAAGACTCGTGCCAGGGGGACAGCGGGGGTCCCCATACCAACCGTTACCATGACACCTGGTTCCTGACAGGGATAGTGAGCTGGGGGGAGGAGTGTGCCAAGGATGGGAAGTATGGGGTATACACCAGAGTGTCGCATTACTATAGATGGATACGTCACGTTATGTCAGTGACCAAGCGCACGCTGCATGACGTCCTGGATGACTAA
- the LOC120061960 gene encoding proto-oncogene DBL-like, giving the protein MGPASLQEETEQEPGGEMECYHSLLQAGSQLENTLQQVSVPMSMKEVDGYIEKQVAYLSGGRGEDSSVIITLPEYSAFSDIPEESLAKVLTYLTLIPRARQPGVKFIIILDRRLDTWTSIKTALARIAASFPGNLHLVLVLRPTSFFQRTVTDLGFRFSQEDFMLKMPVVMLSSVTDLLRYIDENQLTSEFGGTLDYCHSDWIVLRTAIESFAVTVKDIAQMLQAFGTELAETELPDEGTGIVHLLSTHTDKYRKLKEAIWSVSKEGRHLLASLEASGREEDSLWDIRLDWETVQRLLAQLRDMESAFDGFFEKHHLKLQQYLQLLRYEHSFQEMELSLERLATQEREVLLSGETLTQTEQTLRDLDSLEAHAQEEMARAQTIILHGHQLAACHHYAMALIVQRCNELRHRCDTLSKALRDKHTHLSQAYQLLLRLDQAQSWCDDGAYLLAQQLVEKFQSKQGAQAALKDIDRFLEGAPSLLSSGPDLLAVEFESVLTPEIQVQIGKTFEKHTAVQEMIHNRQVCLRKLADKQVRPIQLVAPRPENPPRSKSPLFSPKHAERSSFAGVDGLKFSFDLSLPGKRTSRKSPGSRKIEVMHDYQENRSSLLASLEGEDSPDLLKRHVMRELIETERVYVEELLSVLLGYRGEMENPGLSGLLPPILQSKKDILFGNMPEIYNFHSRVFLQDLEGCLETPEGVGACFLERKENFQVYECYCQNKSRSESLWRQFSDCAFFQECQKKLEHKLGLDSYLLKPVQRLTKYQLLLKELLKYSPGGCEGTSELQGALAAMLDLLKSVNDSMHQIAITGYQGELSDLGRVLMQGSFSVWISHKKGPTRMKELARFKPMQRHLFLYERALLFCKRREEHGEGADKTPSYSFKHCLKMSAVGITENVKGDVKKFEIWYSGREEVYLVQAPTVEVKMAWLNDLRRILTNQQKLLKDEHCVNNQMPDHIQLSPPLSERGVRPSGGAPKGCLPGLDFVSLSANVFQCLRSRSPHPRSPRQRPRPRPPNRPRPQRH; this is encoded by the exons ATGGGCCCAGCTTCACTGCAGGAGGAGACAGAGCAGGAGCCAGGGGGAGAAATGGAGTGCTACCACAGCCTTCTGCAGGCTGGCTCTCAGCTAGAGAACACACTGCAGC AGGTGTCAGTCCCTATGAGTATGAAGGAGGTGGACGGCTACATTGAGAAGCAGGTGGCCTACCTGTCAG GTGGGCGTGGTGAGGACTCCAGCGTGATTATCACCCTCCCAGAATACTCTGCTTTCAGCGACATTCCAGAGGAGTCTTTAGCTAAAGTCTTAACATACCTCACCCTCATACCTCG AGCACGACAACCAGGTGTAAAATTCATCATCATTTTAGACAGGAGACTGGATACTTGGACCTCAATCAAAACAGCACTTGCCAGAATTGCG GCCTCCTTCCCTGGGAACCTCCACCTGGTGCTGGTGCTGAGACCCACCAGCTTCTTCCAGCGCACCGTCACAGACCTGGGCTTCCGCTTCAGCCAGGAGGACTTCATGCTCAAGATGCCA GTGGTGATGCTGAGCTCTGTGACAGACCTACTGAGATACATTGATGAGAACCAACTGACCTCTGAGTTTGGTGGAACTCTGGATTACTGCCACAGTGACTGGATCGTCCTGAGAACA GCCATAGAGAGCTTTGCGGTGACAGTTAAGGACATAGCTCAGATGCTGCAGGCGTTTGGCACAGAGCTGGCAGAGACAGAGCTGCCAGATGAGGGCACCGGCATCGTACACCTCCTCTCAACCCACACTGACAAGTACAGGAAACTCAAG GAGGCGATATGGTCTGTATCAAAGGAGGGTCGTCACCTGCTGGCTAGCCTGGAGGcctctgggagagaggaggattcactatgggatatcaGGCTGGACTGGGAGACTGTGCAGAG GCTACTAGCCCAGCTGAGGGACATGGAGTCAGCCTTTGACGGGTTCTTTGAGAAGCATCATCTGAAGCTCCAACAGTACCTCCAGCTGCTCAGATACGAACACAGCTTCCAGGAG ATGGAGTTGTCTCTGGAGCGTCTGGCGACCCAGGAGAGGGAGGTGTTGTTGTCAGGGGAGACGCTGACTCAGACAGAACAGACACTCAGGGACCTGGACAGCCTGGAGGCTCACGCACAG GAGGAGATGGCTCGTGCCCAGACCATCATCCTCCACGGTCACCAGCTGGCAGCCTGTCACCACTACGCCATGGCCCTGATCGTGCAGCGCTGCAACGAGCTACGTCACCGCTGTGACACGCTCAGTAAGGCTCTgagggacaaacacacacacctctcccagGCCTATCAGCTGCTGCTACGCTTGGATCAG GCCCAGAGTTGGTGTGACGACGGGGCCTACTTGTTGGCCCAGCAGCTGGTGGAAAAGTTCCAGTCTAAGCAGGGGGCCCAGGCAGCTCTGAAGGACATAGACAGATTCCTGGAGGGGGCTCCGTCTCTCCTCAGCTCAGGACCTGACCTCCTGGCCGTGGAGTTTGAGTCTGTCCTCACCCCAGAGATACAG GTCCAGATAGGGAAGACATTTGAGAAGCACACAGCGGTGCAGGAGATGATCCACAACAGACAGGTCTGTCTGAGGAAGCTGGCTGATAAACAAGTCCGTCCCATTCAACTGGTGGCCCCCCGGCCGGAGAACCCACCCCGCTCCAAATCCCCACTATTCTCCCCCAAACATG CTGAGAGGTCATCTTTTGCAGGGGTCGACGGTTTGAAGTTCTCCTTCGATCTATCACTTCCTGGGAAGAGGACGTCACGGAAAAGCCCCGGCTCCAGAAAG ATTGAGGTGATGCATGACTACCAGGAGAATAGGAGCTCCTTGCTCGCCAGCCTGGAGGGAGAGGACAGCCCAGACCTTCTCAAACG TCACGTGATGAGGGAGCTAATCGAGACAGAGAGAGTCTATGTGGAGGAGCTGCTGTCAGTGCTGCTG GGAtacaggggagagatggagaaccCAGGCCTTTCAGGGCTCCTGCCCCCCATCCTGCAAAGTAAGAAAGACATCCTGTTTGGAAACATGCCTGAGATCTACAACTTCCACAGCag GGTGTTCCTGCAGGACCTGGAGGGCTGCCTGGAGACCCCAGAGGGAGTAGGGGCCTGCTTTCTGGAGCGG AAGGAGAATTTCCAGGTGTATGAGTGTTACTGTCAGAATAAGTCTCGCTCAGAGTCCTTATGGAGGCAGTTCTCAGACTGTGCCTTTTTCCAG GAGTGCCAGAAGAAGCTGGAGCACAAACTGGGCCTGGATTCTTACCTGCTGAAACCAGTACAACGCCTTACCAAGTACCAGCTACTACTGAAG GAGCTACTGAAGTACAGTCCAGGAGGCTGTGAGGGGACCTCGGAGCTACAGGGGGCGCTAGCAGCCATGCTGGACCTCCTCAAGTCAGTCAATGACTCCATGCATCAGATCGCCATCACAGGTTACCAG GGAGAGTTGTCTGACCTGGGCCGGGTGCTGATGCAGGGCTCCTTTAGTGTGTGGATCAGCCATAAGAAAGGCCCCACCCGTATGAAGGAGCTGGCCCGCTTCAAGCCCATGCAGAGACACCTGTTCCTGTATGAGAGAGCCCTGCTCTTCTGCAAGCGCAGGGAGGAGCATGGAGAGGGTGCAGACAAGACCCCCTCCTACAGCTTCAAGCACTGtctcaag ATGAGTGCGGTGGGGATTACAGAGAACGTCAAGGGAGATGTGAAAAAGTTTGAGATCTGGTACAGTGGCAGGGAGGAGGTGTACTTAGTTCAG GCCCCCACAGTGGAGGTTAAGATGGCTTGGCTCAATGATCTGCGAAGGATCCTCACCAACCAGCAGAAACTCCTCAAAG ATGAGCATTGTGTCAACAACCAGATGCCAGACCACATTCAACTGTCTCCGCCCTTGTCTGAGAG GGGTGTGCGGCCGTCCGGAGGGGCTCCTAAGGGCTGTCTGCCGGGGCTGGACTTTGTCTCGCTGTCCGCCAATGTCTTTCAGTGTCTGCGCTCCCGGAGTCCACACCCTCGAAGCCCCCGGCAACGCCCCCGGCCCCGCCCCCCCAACCGACCCCGCCCCCAGCGCCACTGA